A region of Streptomyces deccanensis DNA encodes the following proteins:
- a CDS encoding LLM class flavin-dependent oxidoreductase yields MTNVRIGVMYDRDWAPEGLPEFARRAEALGADDLWVVEDLGWNGGVSAAAVALGATHRLRVGIGITPAPLRSPALLAMELATLARAFPGRLVAGIGHGVREWMVQVGVAPRSPLALLEETITSVRALLRGERVELTGREVRLDGVKLVHPPTEVPPVVAGVVRPRSLELSGRVADGTLIAEGHGPRDLEHTRELTAKGGATADHTLTVFAFACVGDDPDEVARTLHPHTEGHGAWLGRPQEEVFTVSGDAGGAVDAVHALAAAGADTVVLRFVGEDPLGQLEAVLAARREATT; encoded by the coding sequence ATGACGAACGTACGGATCGGTGTGATGTACGACCGCGACTGGGCCCCGGAAGGACTGCCCGAGTTCGCGCGGAGGGCCGAGGCGCTCGGGGCGGACGACCTGTGGGTGGTGGAGGACCTCGGCTGGAACGGCGGCGTCTCGGCGGCGGCCGTCGCCCTCGGTGCCACGCACCGCCTGCGGGTGGGCATCGGCATCACTCCCGCCCCGCTGCGCAGCCCGGCACTGCTGGCGATGGAACTGGCCACGCTGGCCCGGGCGTTCCCCGGCCGTCTGGTCGCCGGTATCGGGCACGGCGTACGGGAATGGATGGTCCAGGTCGGTGTCGCGCCCCGCTCCCCGCTGGCGCTCCTGGAGGAGACGATCACCTCCGTCCGCGCGCTCCTGCGCGGTGAGCGCGTCGAACTGACGGGGCGTGAAGTGCGGCTGGACGGAGTGAAGTTGGTCCACCCGCCGACCGAGGTCCCGCCGGTCGTCGCGGGCGTGGTGCGCCCCCGCTCCCTGGAACTGTCCGGCCGCGTCGCCGACGGCACGCTGATCGCCGAGGGCCACGGGCCGCGCGACCTGGAACACACCCGCGAGCTGACCGCCAAGGGGGGCGCGACCGCCGACCACACCCTCACCGTCTTCGCCTTCGCGTGCGTCGGCGACGACCCCGACGAGGTCGCCCGCACCCTCCACCCGCACACCGAGGGCCACGGCGCCTGGCTGGGCCGCCCCCAGGAGGAGGTCTTCACCGTCTCCGGTGACGCCGGCGGGGCCGTCGACGCCGTCCACGCACTCGCGGCGGCCGGCGCCGACACGGTCGTCCTGCGCTTCGTGGGCGAGGACCCGCTGGGACAGCTGGAGGCCGTGCTCGCGGCCCGGCGAGAAGCCACCACCTGA
- a CDS encoding calcium-binding protein, whose amino-acid sequence MLTPHARPAWRRHGERPRRPFPARAGTVAAAVLALLLSFPGTATAAPGDLDPTFSGDGRVLTGFADDDHAGDVAVQPDGKIVSVGASADYSVTESHFALTRHNPDGTPDTGFDGDGRVTTPINNMGPDFQWSEANAVTLQPDGKIVVAGMSWREYENCCWFVVARYDADGTLDDTFSGDGRVFADIGGPTEALDVAIDADGRIVAAGYSGGFVAAARFDAQGTPDTSFGGDGVVTVDPTPNTQEAGGDARSLALQSDGKIVVGGEVGSTSFDFLLMRLNADGTVDNGFGTAGIVRTDFGAYDGVRSLAIQPDGRIVAGGSSDDRVALARYTTNGTLDTSFDGDGRVLTPGAFAYDMALQSDGRIVTAGGTNGDFAVLRHNPDGSQDSGFGTGGVATADFGGSDSARGVTLQTDGRIVAAGGGGPNADFALARFEGGGTVPPPPTGVDLSVTKSGPTTAAIGDRPTYTVRVTNNSTTTSATNVSLSDTLSGVAASVVSATTTSGTCTTTATAANCSLGTLAPGAAATVTVAAEPRATGTLTDRATAGATQTDPNTGNNTATATTTVNNSRGCTRIGTSGNDSITGTFGNDVICALGGDDTVNAGSGNDTVHGGHGNDRVDGGNGNDTLNAGPGTDNLIGNFGTDNLNTVDQVSGNDTANGGPNTDTCTTDAGDIRVSCP is encoded by the coding sequence ATGCTCACACCACACGCGCGACCAGCGTGGCGGCGACACGGTGAACGCCCCCGCCGGCCCTTCCCGGCCCGGGCCGGCACCGTCGCCGCCGCCGTCCTGGCACTCCTGCTCTCCTTCCCCGGCACCGCCACCGCGGCTCCGGGCGACCTCGATCCCACCTTCAGCGGCGACGGCAGGGTGCTCACCGGCTTCGCCGACGACGATCACGCAGGCGACGTGGCCGTACAGCCCGACGGGAAGATCGTGTCGGTCGGCGCCTCCGCCGACTACTCCGTGACGGAGAGCCACTTCGCCCTGACCCGGCACAACCCCGACGGCACCCCCGACACCGGGTTCGACGGCGACGGCCGGGTCACGACCCCGATCAACAACATGGGCCCCGACTTCCAGTGGAGCGAGGCCAACGCCGTGACGCTCCAGCCCGACGGCAAGATCGTCGTGGCGGGCATGAGCTGGCGGGAGTACGAGAACTGCTGCTGGTTCGTGGTGGCCCGCTACGACGCCGACGGCACGCTGGACGACACCTTCAGCGGCGACGGCAGGGTCTTCGCCGACATCGGCGGCCCCACCGAGGCCCTCGACGTGGCGATCGACGCCGACGGCAGGATCGTGGCGGCCGGCTACAGCGGGGGATTCGTCGCAGCGGCCCGCTTCGACGCCCAGGGCACCCCCGACACCTCGTTCGGCGGCGACGGCGTGGTGACCGTCGACCCGACACCCAACACCCAGGAGGCGGGCGGCGACGCCCGCAGCCTGGCGCTCCAGTCCGACGGGAAGATCGTCGTCGGGGGCGAGGTGGGATCGACCAGCTTCGACTTCCTGCTGATGCGCCTCAACGCCGACGGCACCGTGGACAACGGCTTCGGCACCGCCGGCATCGTCCGCACCGACTTCGGCGCCTACGACGGAGTGCGGTCACTGGCGATCCAGCCCGACGGCAGGATCGTCGCCGGCGGCTCCAGCGACGACCGGGTCGCCCTGGCCCGCTACACCACCAACGGCACGCTCGACACGAGCTTCGACGGGGACGGCCGGGTCCTCACGCCCGGCGCGTTCGCCTACGACATGGCGCTCCAGTCGGACGGACGGATCGTCACCGCCGGTGGCACGAACGGCGACTTCGCCGTGCTGCGCCACAACCCCGACGGCAGCCAGGACAGCGGCTTCGGCACCGGGGGCGTCGCGACCGCCGACTTCGGCGGCAGCGACAGTGCCCGCGGGGTGACCCTCCAGACCGACGGCAGGATCGTCGCCGCGGGCGGGGGCGGACCGAACGCCGACTTCGCCCTGGCCCGCTTCGAGGGCGGCGGCACCGTCCCGCCGCCCCCGACCGGCGTCGACCTGTCGGTGACGAAGTCCGGCCCCACCACGGCCGCCATCGGTGACCGTCCCACCTACACCGTGCGAGTGACCAACAACAGCACCACGACCTCCGCCACCAACGTCTCCCTGTCCGACACGCTCAGCGGAGTCGCCGCCTCGGTCGTCTCGGCGACCACCACCTCGGGCACCTGCACCACGACGGCGACCGCCGCGAACTGTTCCCTGGGCACCCTCGCCCCCGGAGCGGCCGCCACGGTGACGGTCGCCGCCGAACCCCGGGCCACCGGCACCCTCACCGACCGGGCCACGGCCGGCGCCACCCAGACCGACCCGAACACCGGCAACAACACCGCCACGGCGACCACCACGGTCAACAACTCCCGTGGCTGCACCCGTATCGGCACCAGCGGCAACGACAGCATCACCGGCACCTTCGGCAACGACGTGATCTGCGCCCTCGGCGGCGACGACACCGTGAACGCGGGCTCCGGCAACGACACCGTCCACGGCGGTCACGGCAACGACCGCGTCGACGGAGGCAACGGCAACGACACCCTCAACGCGGGGCCCGGCACCGACAACCTGATCGGCAACTTCGGCACCGACAACCTCAACACGGTCGACCAGGTCTCCGGCAACGACACCGCCAACGGCGGCCCCAACACGGACACCTGCACCACGGACGCGGGCGACATCCGCGTCAGCTGCCCCTGA
- a CDS encoding class I SAM-dependent methyltransferase — protein sequence MADYSLTLDDSEIARYRLMADMAERRERELWAAAGVAPGARIADVGCGPGALSVRLADIAGPEGSVWAVDRDADALAVASALAERSGVRVHTGTGAADATGLAEGAFDVVMLRHVLAHNGGREQAIVDHLAELARPGGGVVYLVDVDATGFRLRGAPAAYDEMNERYRELHRRRGNDLAVGTRLDELLTSAGLDVIAYEGHINVMTPPPGMRGPAWAARDALLSEGLVTPEDIARWDDAFTDVGQDLSGLRFFGNTYVAVGRRA from the coding sequence GTGGCCGACTACTCACTGACCCTCGACGACTCGGAGATCGCGCGCTACCGGCTGATGGCCGACATGGCCGAGCGGCGTGAGCGCGAGTTGTGGGCGGCGGCCGGGGTGGCGCCCGGGGCGCGGATCGCGGACGTGGGATGCGGGCCGGGGGCGCTGTCCGTGCGGCTGGCGGACATCGCCGGGCCCGAGGGTTCCGTGTGGGCGGTGGACCGCGACGCCGACGCGCTGGCCGTCGCCTCCGCGCTGGCCGAGCGCTCGGGCGTCCGCGTGCACACCGGCACCGGGGCCGCCGACGCCACCGGGCTGGCCGAGGGCGCCTTCGACGTGGTGATGCTCCGTCATGTGCTGGCCCACAACGGTGGCCGGGAGCAGGCGATCGTGGACCATCTCGCCGAGCTGGCCAGGCCCGGCGGCGGCGTGGTCTACCTGGTCGACGTCGACGCGACCGGGTTCCGGTTGCGGGGCGCGCCCGCCGCGTACGACGAGATGAACGAGCGCTACCGCGAACTGCACCGTCGCCGGGGCAACGATCTCGCCGTCGGGACCCGGCTGGACGAACTCCTCACCTCGGCAGGGCTCGACGTCATCGCCTACGAGGGCCACATCAACGTCATGACGCCCCCGCCCGGCATGCGCGGTCCCGCCTGGGCGGCCCGTGACGCCCTGCTCTCCGAGGGCCTCGTCACCCCGGAGGACATCGCCCGCTGGGACGACGCGTTCACGGACGTCGGACAGGACCTGAGCGGCCTGCGGTTCTTCGGCAACACCTATGTCGCCGTCGGCCGCCGCGCCTGA
- a CDS encoding endonuclease/exonuclease/phosphatase family protein: protein MFGRGTRLLAGAVTVACVVMLGPSAPDGLFAGAQPVEAVKDIVPNRVMTWNMCNPCKESNVERAAEIAAYAPQVIGLQEACARDVERIREYLESLHGLVYHVEYGTVLQNWNRCGGVPWNPGGYGQAILSAAPMTDRVNVEYPDGGSEDRGYLAVTTTVGGTSVRVFNTHLAQRQQADVRAEQIRVLAPVVARYDRAVLVGDLNAVPDAPELAPLWKLATDTDPECRPALAGDCEVTTDWQSKFDYVFLRGITALRHEVRLTEVSDHNILHTDLDLG, encoded by the coding sequence GTGTTCGGAAGGGGAACGCGGTTGCTCGCGGGTGCCGTGACCGTGGCCTGCGTGGTGATGCTCGGCCCCAGCGCGCCCGACGGTCTCTTCGCCGGGGCGCAGCCCGTCGAGGCCGTCAAGGACATCGTGCCGAACCGGGTCATGACCTGGAACATGTGCAACCCCTGCAAGGAGAGCAACGTCGAGCGGGCGGCGGAGATCGCCGCGTACGCGCCGCAGGTCATCGGGTTGCAGGAGGCGTGCGCGCGGGACGTCGAGCGGATCCGGGAGTATCTGGAGAGCCTGCACGGGCTGGTCTACCACGTCGAGTACGGGACCGTGCTGCAGAACTGGAACCGCTGCGGGGGAGTGCCGTGGAACCCGGGAGGCTACGGCCAGGCCATCCTCTCGGCGGCGCCGATGACGGACCGCGTCAACGTGGAGTACCCAGACGGCGGATCCGAGGACCGCGGATACCTGGCGGTCACCACGACGGTGGGCGGCACATCCGTCCGGGTCTTCAACACGCATCTCGCCCAGCGGCAGCAGGCGGACGTCCGGGCGGAGCAGATCCGCGTCCTCGCCCCGGTCGTCGCCCGGTACGACCGTGCCGTCCTCGTCGGCGACCTCAACGCGGTGCCGGACGCCCCCGAACTCGCCCCGCTGTGGAAGCTGGCCACGGACACCGATCCCGAGTGCCGTCCCGCCCTCGCCGGTGACTGCGAGGTGACCACCGACTGGCAGAGCAAGTTCGACTACGTCTTCCTGCGGGGCATCACCGCGCTCAGGCACGAGGTGCGGCTGACGGAGGTCTCGGACCACAACATCCTGCACACCGACCTCGACCTGGGCTGA
- a CDS encoding PPOX class F420-dependent oxidoreductase yields MTQGPAPRPLSDEALSGLLGTYQFGTLATVKRDGHPHLTTMVYSWDPEARVLRFSTTADRIKVKHLRRDPRATLHVQGGDVWSFAVAEGEAEVSEPTAVPGDAVGRELLGLIPKEAKPEDEDAFLAQLVAERRVVIRLRVNRLYGTALDISGQ; encoded by the coding sequence ATGACTCAAGGACCGGCCCCGCGCCCGCTGTCCGACGAGGCCCTCTCCGGCCTCCTCGGCACGTACCAGTTCGGCACGCTCGCCACCGTCAAACGCGACGGCCACCCCCACCTGACCACCATGGTGTACAGCTGGGATCCCGAGGCCCGCGTCCTGCGGTTCTCGACGACCGCCGACCGGATCAAGGTCAAGCATCTGCGGCGCGACCCGCGCGCGACGCTGCACGTCCAGGGTGGCGACGTGTGGTCGTTCGCCGTGGCCGAGGGCGAGGCCGAGGTCTCGGAGCCCACCGCGGTCCCCGGCGACGCGGTCGGGCGGGAGCTGCTCGGGCTGATCCCGAAGGAGGCGAAGCCCGAGGACGAGGACGCTTTCCTGGCGCAGTTGGTCGCCGAACGCCGCGTGGTCATCCGGCTGCGGGTGAACCGGCTCTACGGAACGGCGCTCGACATCTCCGGCCAATAG
- a CDS encoding snapalysin family zinc-dependent metalloprotease, producing MHIRTLTGGLTAALMVSLSLSLTGGQAVAAAPDAADARLAARVLTYDAGGSAEFRSAVDRGAAIWNESVDAVELRPAAAGQRANIRVLADNGWPRAQTTTLGNGTVYIGRQAVQQGYDTIRISAHELGHILGLPDRKPGPCSSLMSGSTAGTACTNPYPNAAEKAEVEGNFGGLLADRTPATFPATIVD from the coding sequence ATGCACATCCGTACGCTGACCGGCGGCCTGACAGCGGCCCTGATGGTGTCCCTGTCCCTGTCCCTCACCGGCGGCCAGGCCGTCGCCGCCGCCCCCGACGCGGCCGACGCCCGCCTGGCCGCCCGTGTCCTCACCTACGACGCGGGCGGCTCCGCCGAGTTCAGGAGCGCCGTCGACCGGGGCGCGGCGATCTGGAACGAGAGCGTCGACGCCGTCGAACTACGGCCGGCGGCGGCCGGGCAACGCGCCAACATCCGGGTCCTCGCGGACAACGGCTGGCCGCGCGCCCAGACCACCACCCTGGGCAACGGCACCGTCTACATCGGGCGCCAGGCCGTCCAGCAGGGCTACGACACGATCAGGATCTCCGCCCACGAACTCGGGCACATCCTGGGCCTGCCCGACCGCAAGCCCGGACCGTGCTCCAGCCTGATGTCCGGCTCCACCGCCGGCACCGCGTGCACGAACCCGTACCCGAACGCGGCGGAGAAGGCGGAGGTCGAGGGCAACTTCGGCGGCCTGCTCGCCGACCGGACCCCGGCGACGTTCCCCGCGACGATCGTGGACTGA
- a CDS encoding VOC family protein gives MSTIKTVQITFDCAEPERVARFWCEVLGYVVPPPPEGFASWDEYDRSLPTERQGAGFVCMDPNGVGPRMYFQRVPEGKVVKNRVHLDVRVGTGLVGDERVSVLEAECARLVALGARRVQLLRADEYNESCLVMQDVEGNEFCLD, from the coding sequence ATGTCAACGATCAAGACGGTCCAGATCACCTTCGACTGTGCGGAGCCCGAGCGCGTCGCCCGCTTCTGGTGCGAGGTGTTGGGGTATGTCGTACCGCCTCCGCCGGAGGGGTTCGCCTCCTGGGACGAGTACGACCGTTCGCTGCCGACCGAGCGCCAGGGCGCGGGGTTCGTGTGCATGGACCCGAACGGGGTCGGGCCCCGGATGTACTTCCAGCGTGTTCCCGAGGGCAAGGTCGTCAAGAATCGTGTGCATCTCGATGTGCGAGTGGGCACCGGGCTCGTGGGGGACGAGCGGGTCTCCGTACTCGAGGCCGAGTGCGCACGCCTGGTCGCGCTCGGCGCGCGGCGTGTACAGCTGCTGCGCGCCGACGAGTACAACGAGTCGTGCCTGGTGATGCAGGACGTCGAGGGCAACGAGTTCTGCCTCGACTGA
- a CDS encoding GlxA family transcriptional regulator, which yields MSRIVFFLVPGVHLLDLAGPAQVFSTAADFGHPYTLTYVAERPEVPSAQGLPLVARTDWPELGPEDLIVVPGWRTATLADSPAVADASLKALTDHHARGGTVASVCAGAEALGRAGLLRGRRCTTHHDVQDELALRHPGAVVVRDVLFTADDRVITSAGIASGIDLALHLVAGRHGPAVAAQVARDMVVYARRNGHEPQSSAMFRHRSHLDDTVHRVQDLIDTRFDQPLPLTGLAAAVGVSERTLTRLFGRATGLTPLRYQQTLRLERAEHLISHGATVDAAARSVGFEDARMLRRLRARAT from the coding sequence GTGAGCCGGATCGTCTTCTTCCTGGTGCCCGGAGTCCATCTGCTGGACCTGGCCGGACCCGCGCAGGTCTTCTCCACCGCGGCCGACTTCGGGCACCCCTACACGCTGACCTACGTCGCCGAGCGGCCCGAGGTCCCCTCGGCCCAGGGACTGCCCCTGGTGGCCCGGACCGACTGGCCGGAGCTCGGGCCCGAGGACCTGATCGTGGTGCCCGGCTGGCGCACGGCCACCCTGGCCGATTCGCCCGCCGTCGCCGACGCCTCCCTGAAGGCGCTGACCGACCACCACGCGCGCGGCGGGACGGTGGCCAGCGTCTGTGCCGGCGCGGAGGCGCTCGGGCGGGCCGGTCTGCTCCGGGGCCGCCGCTGCACCACCCACCACGACGTGCAGGACGAGCTGGCGTTGCGCCACCCCGGGGCGGTCGTGGTCCGTGACGTGCTGTTCACCGCCGACGACCGGGTGATCACCTCGGCCGGCATCGCCAGCGGCATCGACCTGGCCCTGCACCTCGTCGCGGGCCGGCACGGACCCGCCGTCGCCGCGCAGGTCGCCCGGGACATGGTCGTCTACGCCCGCCGCAACGGCCACGAGCCGCAGTCCAGCGCGATGTTCCGCCACCGGTCCCACCTCGACGACACGGTGCACCGGGTCCAGGACCTCATCGACACCCGCTTCGACCAGCCGCTCCCCCTGACCGGCCTGGCGGCGGCCGTCGGCGTCAGCGAACGCACCCTCACCCGGCTCTTCGGCCGCGCCACGGGTCTCACCCCGCTGCGCTACCAGCAGACCCTCCGACTGGAGCGCGCCGAGCACCTCATCAGCCACGGCGCCACGGTCGACGCCGCCGCCCGCTCCGTCGGCTTCGAGGACGCCCGCATGCTGCGCCGCCTGCGCGCCCGCGCGACCTGA
- a CDS encoding cupin domain-containing protein, whose product MRRTFRTVVAAAVTAAALVAGGTAHATPAGPGVTGRVLSRTTANGTDYILREVTIPPGQATGWHYHDGPLYGVVKEGTLSHYDSTCETDGVYRAGDRIQEPAGPDYVHIGRNLGDTPLVLVVLYVLPQGAPFSEDAPNPGCSFE is encoded by the coding sequence ATGCGCCGCACGTTCCGTACCGTCGTCGCCGCCGCGGTGACGGCCGCCGCCCTCGTGGCGGGCGGCACCGCGCACGCCACGCCGGCGGGACCGGGGGTCACCGGCCGTGTGCTCAGCCGGACCACCGCGAACGGCACCGACTACATCCTGCGGGAGGTCACCATCCCGCCCGGCCAGGCCACCGGCTGGCACTACCACGACGGACCGCTCTACGGCGTCGTGAAGGAGGGCACCCTCAGCCACTACGACTCCACCTGCGAGACCGACGGCGTCTACCGCGCCGGCGACCGCATCCAGGAACCGGCCGGCCCGGACTACGTCCACATCGGCCGCAACCTGGGCGACACCCCGCTCGTGCTGGTCGTCCTCTACGTCCTGCCCCAAGGAGCCCCGTTCTCCGAGGACGCCCCGAACCCGGGCTGCTCCTTCGAGTGA
- a CDS encoding protein kinase family protein: MPRDTRLTTHRTVSATLARCGDRELRELVDTAAPLGTGIGGTSFLLDVDGTPVFVKQVRLTDLERRPEHAHSTANLFGLPVHCQYGVGSVGGPGFGAWRELAVHTMTTDWVVAGEHEGFPLMYHWRVLPDDGRPLPEELADVERAVAYWGGGSGIRRRIEELRHSSASLALFLEYIPQNLHDWLGARIEAGGEAAERACAMVEEELEAGVSFMNDRGLLHFDAHFQNILTDGRQLYFADYGLSLASSFELAPGEAEFYDAHRTYDRCYSVTHLVNWLAVALYGYAPAERKEFVRACARGELPADAPETIRAILARHAPVAAVMGDFYDRFRHESRATPYPLEALLRAPHGDARGPEDEGRVRGS; the protein is encoded by the coding sequence ATGCCCCGCGACACCCGCCTGACCACGCACCGCACCGTCTCCGCGACGCTGGCGCGGTGCGGCGACCGTGAACTGCGGGAGCTGGTCGACACCGCCGCCCCACTCGGCACCGGCATCGGCGGCACGTCGTTCCTGCTGGACGTCGACGGAACACCGGTCTTCGTCAAGCAGGTCCGCCTGACCGATCTCGAACGACGCCCGGAGCACGCCCACTCCACGGCGAACCTTTTCGGGCTGCCGGTCCACTGCCAGTACGGCGTGGGCAGCGTCGGCGGGCCGGGGTTCGGGGCCTGGCGGGAGCTGGCCGTGCACACCATGACGACGGACTGGGTGGTCGCGGGCGAGCACGAAGGCTTCCCCCTGATGTATCACTGGCGTGTCCTCCCCGATGACGGTCGGCCGCTCCCCGAGGAACTGGCCGACGTGGAACGGGCCGTGGCCTACTGGGGCGGCGGCTCGGGGATACGTCGCCGGATCGAGGAACTGCGGCACTCCTCGGCGAGCCTCGCGCTGTTCCTGGAGTACATCCCGCAGAACCTGCACGACTGGCTGGGCGCCCGGATCGAGGCCGGTGGCGAGGCGGCCGAGCGGGCCTGTGCCATGGTGGAGGAGGAGTTGGAAGCCGGCGTGTCGTTCATGAACGACCGCGGGCTGCTGCACTTCGACGCGCACTTCCAGAACATCCTGACCGACGGCCGCCAACTCTACTTCGCCGACTACGGCCTCTCACTCGCGTCGAGCTTCGAACTCGCCCCGGGGGAGGCGGAGTTCTACGACGCGCACCGCACCTACGACCGGTGCTACTCCGTCACCCACCTGGTGAACTGGCTGGCCGTCGCCCTGTACGGGTACGCCCCGGCGGAACGTAAGGAGTTCGTGCGCGCCTGCGCCCGGGGAGAGCTCCCGGCGGACGCCCCCGAGACGATCAGGGCGATCCTGGCCCGGCACGCGCCGGTCGCCGCGGTGATGGGGGACTTCTACGACCGCTTCCGCCACGAGAGCCGGGCGACCCCGTACCCGCTGGAGGCACTGCTCCGGGCCCCGCACGGCGATGCGCGGGGCCCGGAGGACGAGGGGCGGGTCAGGGGCAGCTGA
- the sigJ gene encoding RNA polymerase sigma factor SigJ, with amino-acid sequence MDGTTGAAAVDGERRQLVNVAYRLLGSATEAEDAVQDAYARWYGLPSSRREQIESPGAWLTTVTGRICLDLLGSARARRERYVGVWLPEPLPDRSEWDHGGRVVHATGPASPAGPGGSASPTDPADQIVLDESVAMAFLVVLESMTPAERVAFVLHDVFRYPFAEIADVLGRSPAACKQLAASARRRVGVVRTPVTATDRAEVVRHVKQAWENKDIAALVGLLDPDAVMTADGGGMVGTVLRPVEGGARIAQYMVAIADRAPGLELLERSVNGMPGLVARRDGVVMTVAAFDIADGHVTRIWAIRNPEKLRPWESKD; translated from the coding sequence GTGGACGGGACGACGGGTGCGGCGGCGGTGGACGGGGAGCGGCGGCAACTGGTCAATGTCGCCTACCGGTTGCTCGGTTCGGCGACGGAGGCCGAGGACGCCGTACAGGACGCGTACGCACGCTGGTACGGGTTGCCGAGTAGCCGGCGGGAGCAGATCGAGTCACCCGGCGCGTGGCTGACGACCGTGACCGGCCGTATCTGTCTGGACCTGCTCGGCTCGGCGCGGGCCCGCCGCGAGCGCTACGTCGGTGTGTGGCTGCCCGAGCCGCTGCCCGACCGCAGCGAGTGGGACCACGGGGGCCGTGTCGTCCACGCCACCGGGCCCGCTTCCCCTGCCGGCCCCGGCGGCTCCGCGAGCCCCACCGATCCGGCCGACCAGATCGTGCTGGACGAGTCGGTGGCCATGGCCTTCCTCGTCGTCCTGGAGTCGATGACGCCGGCCGAACGGGTGGCGTTCGTGCTGCACGACGTCTTCCGCTATCCGTTCGCCGAGATCGCCGACGTCCTCGGCCGGAGCCCCGCGGCCTGCAAACAACTGGCCGCCTCCGCCCGGCGACGGGTGGGCGTCGTCCGTACCCCGGTGACGGCGACCGACCGCGCGGAGGTCGTCAGACACGTCAAACAGGCGTGGGAGAACAAGGACATCGCCGCCCTCGTCGGTCTCCTCGACCCGGACGCCGTGATGACCGCCGACGGCGGCGGCATGGTCGGCACCGTGCTGCGCCCCGTCGAGGGCGGCGCGCGTATCGCCCAGTACATGGTCGCCATCGCCGACCGGGCGCCGGGACTCGAACTCCTCGAGCGGTCGGTCAACGGGATGCCGGGCCTGGTGGCCCGGCGTGACGGCGTCGTCATGACCGTGGCCGCGTTCGACATCGCCGACGGACACGTCACGCGGATCTGGGCGATCAGGAACCCCGAGAAGCTGCGCCCCTGGGAGAGCAAGGACTAG
- a CDS encoding LLM class F420-dependent oxidoreductase — protein MVRIGYTMMTEQAGPRDLVDHVVRAEGAGFDFSVTSDHYFPWLRSQGHSPYAWSVLGAAAQATSRIPLMTYVTCPSFRYHPAVVAQKAATMQLLSEGRFRLGLGSGENLNEHVVGGGWPSVNVRHEMLEEAVEIIRALFDGGHVNHHGTHYDVESARLWDLPDDPPPLGIAVSGEQSCSLAGRLGDLVIATEPEAGLLQAFDRHGGTGKPRVGQLPVCYDPDRDTAVRRAHDQFRWFGGGWKVNSELPHPDSFAAATQYVTPDDVAASIPCGDDPEAFVEAVRPYVEAGFTEIALVQIGGESQPAYLDWSEKTLLPALRDTFA, from the coding sequence ATGGTGCGAATCGGATACACGATGATGACCGAGCAGGCCGGCCCCCGTGACCTCGTCGACCACGTGGTGCGGGCGGAGGGCGCGGGGTTCGACTTCTCGGTGACCTCCGACCACTACTTCCCGTGGCTGCGCTCGCAGGGTCACTCACCGTACGCGTGGAGCGTGCTGGGCGCGGCCGCCCAGGCCACCTCGCGCATTCCGCTGATGACGTACGTGACCTGCCCGTCGTTCCGCTATCACCCGGCGGTGGTGGCGCAGAAGGCGGCGACGATGCAGCTGCTGTCCGAGGGGCGGTTCCGGCTGGGGCTCGGCTCCGGGGAGAACCTCAACGAACACGTGGTGGGCGGCGGTTGGCCGTCCGTGAACGTACGGCACGAGATGCTCGAGGAAGCGGTGGAGATCATCCGGGCGCTCTTCGACGGCGGCCATGTGAACCACCACGGCACGCACTACGACGTGGAGTCCGCCCGGCTCTGGGACCTGCCGGACGACCCTCCGCCGCTCGGCATCGCCGTCTCGGGCGAGCAGTCGTGCTCGCTCGCGGGCCGGCTCGGCGACCTGGTCATCGCCACGGAGCCCGAGGCCGGGCTGCTCCAGGCGTTCGACCGGCACGGCGGCACGGGCAAGCCGCGCGTGGGCCAGCTCCCGGTCTGCTACGACCCCGACCGCGACACGGCCGTCCGGCGCGCGCACGACCAGTTCCGCTGGTTCGGCGGCGGCTGGAAGGTCAACTCGGAACTTCCGCACCCGGACTCCTTCGCGGCGGCCACGCAGTACGTCACGCCCGACGACGTCGCCGCGTCCATCCCGTGCGGCGACGACCCCGAGGCGTTCGTCGAGGCCGTACGCCCGTACGTCGAGGCCGGGTTCACCGAGATCGCCCTGGTCCAGATCGGCGGCGAGTCCCAGCCCGCGTACCTCGACTGGTCGGAGAAGACCCTGCTGCCCGCCCTGCGCGACACCTTCGCCTGA